In Musa acuminata AAA Group cultivar baxijiao chromosome BXJ2-3, Cavendish_Baxijiao_AAA, whole genome shotgun sequence, the following proteins share a genomic window:
- the LOC135608359 gene encoding putative disease resistance protein RGA3, with protein sequence MAVVLDAFISGLVRTLKDMAKEKVDLLLGAPGEIQKLQRTLHNIQSVLHDAEQRRIDDKAIMYWLTELKDVMYDADDVLDECRMEAAKWTPRESDPKRSTLCGFPIFACFREVKFRHAVGVKIKGVNDRLEEISARRSKLQLHVSAAEPRVVPRVSRITSPVMESDMVGERLEEDAKALVEQLTKQDPSKNVVVLAIVGIGGIGKTTLAQKVFNDGKIKASFRTTIWVCVSQEFSETDLLGNIIEGAGGKYNREQSRSQLEPSVEGILRGNKFLLVLDDVWDAQIWDDLLRNPLHGGAAGSRVLVTTRNVGIVTQMKAALVHRMKQLPPEDGWSLLCKKATMNAEEERDAQYLKDTGMKIVEKCGGLPLAIKTIGGVLRDRGLNRSAWEEVLRSAAWSRTGLPDGVHAALYLSYQDLPSHLKQCFLYCAFLREDRVFHMLPIVRLWIAEGFVEARGDVSLEETGEQYYRELHHRSLLQAQFSHSDDDHSKMHDLLRSLGHLLSRDESLFISDVQNEWRSAAAPMKLRRLSIVATETTDIQHVVSLTKQHESVRTLLVEGTRNNMEDIDDCLKNLVRLRVLHFTGNLMHTKIDILPHYIGNLIHLRYLNVSWTRITELPESICNLTNLQFLILTGCRQLTHIPRGIDGLVNLRTLDCQSTRLESFPYGIGRLKHLNELRGFVVNTGNGPCPLEVLGGLQELRYLSISLERTWLEAQSGRDTSGLKGNKKLKHLHFRCSSTPTTYGHTKNQIERIDKVLDVALHPPSFVVSLTLDNFFGLRYPSWMASASISSLLPNIRRLELFDCDHWPQLPPLGKLPSLEFLEIVGARAVTTIGPEFFGCEAAATGHERERNSKRPSSSSSSSSSPSPLLFPSLRQLQLWNMTNLEVWDWVAEGFAMRRLDKLVLHNCPKLKSLPEGLIRQATCLTTLNLWDVCALKSIRGFPSVKQLRISGESDLEIVADLPALEVLELGPFGRLNNHLPEWLAQQSFTTLQRLDVSGTTQQLVRCLQNGADWPMIERFPIFSIRDGRGNYINYIKHSCTFDTNLVDDDAVFAAVAAEEEEEKRRRHQ encoded by the coding sequence ATGGCCGTTGTGCTTGATGCCTTCATCTCCGGGCTGGTCCGTACGTTGAAGGACATGGCTAAAGAGAAGGTGGACTTGCTGTTGGGCGCTCCCGGGGAGATCCAAAAGCTCCAACGCACTCTTCACAATATCCAATCCGTCCTTCATGATGCCGAGCAGCGCCGAATCGACGACAAGGCTATCATGTACTGGCTGACTGAGCTGAAGGATGTCATGTACGACGCCGACGACGTCCTCGACGAGTGCCGGATGGAGGCCGCGAAGTGGACTCCTCGTGAGTCCGATCCGAAGCGGTCCACCTTGTGCGGATTTCCCATCTTTGCTTGCTTTCGCGAGGTCAAGTTCAGACATGCGGTGGGCGTCAAAATCAAGGGTGTCAACGATCGGCTGGAAGAGATCTCGGCCCGAAGGTCCAAGCTGCAACTCCATGTGTCTGCGGCCGAACCAAGGGTGGTTCCTCGAGTTAGTCGCATAACTTCCCCCGTGATGGAGTCTGACATGGTTGGCGAGCGACTGGAGGAGGACGCCAAGGCACTGGTGGAGCAGCTGACAAAGCAAGATCCGAGTAAGAACGTGGTGGTGCTGGCAATTGTGGGGATCGGCGGCATCGGAAAGACCACCCTCGCTCAGAAGGTGTTCAATGATGGTAAAATCAAAGCCAGCTTCCGCACCACCATCTGGGTGTGCGTGTCCCAAGAGTTCAGCGAGACGGATCTTCTCGGAAATATCATTGAAGGTGCTGGTGGAAAATATAATAGAGAACAGAGCAGGAGTCAGCTGGAGCCCTCGGTGGAGGGTATCCTGAGAGGGAACAAGTTCTTGCTGGTGTTGGATGATGTTTGGGATGCTCAGATCTGGGACGACTTGCTCCGCAATCCTTTGCATGGAGGAGCAGCAGGGAGCAGGGTGCTGGTGACCACCAGAAACGTAGGGATCGTGACGCAAATGAAGGCGGCCCTCGTCCACAGGATGAAGCAACTGCCTCCAGAGGATGGCTGGTCCCTCCTGTGCAAGAAGGCGACGATGAATGCAGAGGAGGAAAGGGATGCCCAATATCTAAAGGACACAGGCATGAAGATTGTTGAGAAATGCGGCGGGCTTCCCCTGGCCATCAAGACCATCGGAGGGGTCCTCCGCGACAGAGGACTCAACAGAAGTGCGTGGGAGGAAGTTCTCCGCAGCGCCGCATGGTCACGGACCGGGCTTCCCGACGGTGTGCATGCAGCACTGTATCTGAGCTACCAAGACTTGCCGTCCCATCTCAAACAATGCTTTCTCTACTGTGCCTTTTTGCGCGAAGACCGTGTGTTCCACATGTTACCCATCGTCAGATTATGGATAGCCgaggggtttgttgaagcacgaggaGATGTCAGCTTGGAGGAAACAGGGGAGCAATATTACAGAGAGCTGCATCATAGGAGCCTTCTACAAGCGCAATTTTCCCATTCGGACGATGATCATTCCAAGATGCATGACCTGCTGCGATCTCTCGGCCATCTCCTATCGAGAGATGAGAGCTTGTTCATTAGTGACGTGCAAAATGAGTGGAGAAGTGCTGCCGCCCCGATGAAGCTGCGTCGGTTGTCGATTGTGGCCACTGAAACCACGGACATCCAGCATGTCGTCAGTTTGACCAAGCAACATGAGTCGGTGAGGACATTGTTGGTGGAGGGAACACGTAACAATATGGAGGATATAGATGATTGCTTGAAGAACCTCGTGCGACTTAGAGTCCTCCATTTTACAGGCAATCTTATGCACACAAAAATTGATATTCTACCTCACTATATCGGAAATTTGATACACTTGAGATACTTGAATGTGTCTTGGACCCGTATAACGGAGCTTCCAGAGAGCATATGCAATCTGACGAATTTACAGTTTTTGATCCTCACAGGATGTAGACAGTTGACACATATCCCCCGGGGCATAGATGGGCTGGTCAATCTAAGGACACTCGATTGTCAAAGTACACGACTGGAGAGCTTTCCATATGGAATAGGAAGGTTGAAGCACCTCAATGAACTCCGAGGATTCGTCGTGAACACGGGTAATGGTCCGTGCCCATTGGAAGTACTAGGCGGCCTCCAGGAGCTCAGATACCTCTCCATTTCGTTGGAGAGGACGTGGCTGGAAGCTCAATCCGGAAGGGATACGAGCGGATTAAAAGGTAACAAAAAACTGAAGCATCTACATTTTCGTTGCTCGTCCACACCGACAACCTATGGTCACACGAAGAACCAGATTGAAAGAATCGACAAGGTGTTGGATGTGGCACTTCATCCACCGTCATTTGTTGTTTCGCTCACGTTAGACAATTTCTTCGGCCTCCGGTACCCCAGCTGGATGGCGTCTGCAAGCATCAGTTCGCTTCTTCCAAACATAAGACGTTTGGAACTATTTGACTGCGATCATTGGCCACAGCTTCCACCACTAGGGAAGCTCCCCAGTTTGGAGTTTCTTGAAATAGTAGGTGCACGTGCAGTGACCACCATCGGACCGGAATTTTTTGGGTGTGAAGCTGCTGCTACTGGTCATGAACGGGAACGGAATTCAAagcgcccttcttcttcttcttcttcttcttcttcaccttcTCCTCTGTTGTTTCCGAGTCTAAGGCAGCTGCAACTCTGGAATATGACTAACTTGGAAGTGTGGGATTGGGTAGCGGAAGGTTTTGCTATGCGTCGCCTAGACAAATTGGTCCTCCATAATTGCCCCAAGTTGAAGTCTCTACCGGAAGGCCTGATCCGACAGGCAACCTGCTTAACCACATTGAATCTGTGGGATGTGTGTGCTCTCAAGTCCATCAGAGGTTTCCCTTCTGTGAAACAACTGAGGATAAGTGGTGAATCAGATCTGGAGATTGTTGCTGATCTCCCTGCACTGGAGGTCTTGGAGTTGGGCCCGTTTGGGCGTCTCAACAATCATTTACCAGAGTGGTTGGCGCAACAATCATTTACTACGCTCCAGAGACTGGACGTAAGTGGAACCACCCAACAACTCGTCAGATGCCTCCAAAATGGCGCAGACTGGCCCATGATCGAacgctttccaattttttccatcaGAGATGGCCGAGGCAATTATATAAACTACATCAAGCATTCCTGCACCTTCGACACAAACCTAGTCGATGATGATGCTGtttttgctgctgttgctgctgaagaagaagaagaaaaaagaagaagacatcaatga